Proteins co-encoded in one Gammaproteobacteria bacterium genomic window:
- a CDS encoding DUF3465 domain-containing protein has protein sequence MKKFLLVVAIAAATTVGFLQSGVLPQYEAVAPASNSDQAFADALENHSSGLQIEGHGIVTRILSDDLDGSRHQRFIVELGSGQSLLVVHNIDLAPRVAALKEGDEVTFYGEYEWTSQGGLIHWTHHDPDASHADGWIEHDGETYQ, from the coding sequence ATGAAGAAATTTCTCCTCGTCGTCGCCATCGCCGCCGCAACCACCGTGGGGTTTCTGCAGAGCGGAGTATTGCCGCAGTACGAAGCGGTCGCGCCCGCCTCAAACAGCGATCAGGCATTCGCCGACGCTCTCGAAAATCACAGCAGCGGTTTACAGATCGAAGGCCACGGCATCGTTACCAGAATACTTTCCGATGATCTGGACGGCAGCCGCCATCAGCGTTTCATCGTCGAGCTGGGCTCGGGACAATCCTTGCTGGTGGTGCACAATATCGATCTCGCGCCAAGAGTCGCCGCACTGAAGGAAGGCGATGAGGTGACGTTCTATGGTGAATACGAATGGACCTCGCAAGGCGGCTTGATTCACTGGACGCATCACGATCCGGACGCCAGTCACGCCGATGGATGGATCGAACACGACGGGGAGACGTATCAGTAA
- a CDS encoding YnfA family protein, with the protein MEILKTLGLFILTAIAEIVGCYLPYLWLRQGRAAWLLLPAFLSLAAFAWLLSLHPQAAGRVYAAYGGVYIGVALAWLWAVDAVRPTFTDWLGVGLCWLGMAVIMFGPRYV; encoded by the coding sequence ATGGAAATCCTGAAAACGCTCGGCCTGTTCATCCTCACCGCGATCGCGGAAATCGTCGGTTGTTACCTGCCTTATCTATGGCTCAGGCAAGGGCGTGCCGCGTGGCTGCTGTTGCCGGCGTTTTTAAGCCTGGCCGCGTTCGCGTGGTTGCTCTCGCTGCATCCGCAAGCGGCGGGCCGCGTTTACGCTGCCTATGGGGGCGTTTACATCGGCGTAGCGCTGGCCTGGCTGTGGGCCGTGGATGCCGTGCGGCCTACTTTCACGGACTGGCTAGGCGTGGGTCTCTGCTGGCTCGGCATGGCGGTCATCATGTTCGGGCCGCGTTATGTTTAG
- a CDS encoding TonB-dependent receptor, protein PRPLIEDGSEESDSTSLVNLKAGYRFTDRFTVELDVLNLLDSQDYDITYIYALRLAGEPAAGIEDEHFHPVEPITARLYATWLF, encoded by the coding sequence CCGCGGCCGCTGATCGAGGACGGCAGCGAGGAGTCCGATTCGACGAGTCTGGTGAACCTGAAAGCGGGTTATCGATTTACGGATCGATTTACGGTGGAGCTTGACGTGTTGAATCTGCTGGATTCGCAGGACTACGACATCACCTATATCTACGCCTTGCGCCTGGCCGGCGAACCAGCCGCGGGTATCGAAGACGAACACTTCCATCCCGTGGAACCGATCACCGCGCGGCTGTACGCGACCTGGCTTTTCTGA